Below is a window of Poecile atricapillus isolate bPoeAtr1 chromosome 2, bPoeAtr1.hap1, whole genome shotgun sequence DNA.
GAAGAGACTAATATGGCGTTCCATTTTTTTGACTGCATTTAGAGAATTAGAAGTCACTCTATAAACCTCCTACAGAGTCTGCCATATTTAAAAGTGTGTGACCAGCAATGGGACATTTTAGCACGATTTTAACACAAGATGTCACGTGTCTCTTGGGTGCTACTGCAAGCCTACTGTTGCATGGGTCTCACAagtgaaaaaacacaaaagaaagtGTTTCATCCCGCCCTCTCCATCCTGTGCTACCACAATGAACCAGAACTGTTGGGAACTGAAGGGCAAGACAAACAGATatcattaaatattatttaacaCACTTGGAAGCCATATCTGATAAAACCTAGTGTGCTGAACACTACCTCAGCCCACAGCATTTGCTCTCCTAACTGAGCAGTGTGTTATTCCGGGAAAGAAAGCCAGAGGAGGACCAGCCCCAGACCTCACACCGGCATTTATCTCCCGTGCTTGTGAGTCAGACACAGGAATGATTTACATGATGCATTCAACTCTACAGTCTTCAGAGGTGTTGCAAGAAATAAGTTGCAGGTTTCACTTCTGTGGAGTCAACAGTTTATTAGTCCAGGGATTTCATTAGTACATTGTCTCTTCTCTGTGTGCCATAGTTTCCTCTAAAAAGCCTTtccagggagaaggaagagctgTAGCAGATTGTAAAGACACAGAACTCAAGtactttctttctctgcagcagccctCTGTAGATCCTGCTATCTTCACCAATACTGCTGCTGTAAGGAGCCCTTTCTCCCATTTGTACCTGAACCCCAAAAAGTCCAAAAGAGAGAACTCAGGTCTTCATAGACTTCCATGGGGTTAATGTTGAAAGGTTTAAGGGAAATACTTACATGTGATGGTCAAATCCACAGTACATCCattaattttattgaaaatatctttctttttaCTTGACTAAATTTTATCAATAAGTCTCCCAAATCCAAAATCCTGTAGCACCATGCAAATCCACATAGTGCCATAATAACAAATAAGTGTGTTTTCTCCCAAAGCATAAGTAAACTTTTCTTCCTGCAGTTCATCTGTCACAATTACAGATTACAAAACTGGACGTACTCTGTAATTCCTCTTACAAATCTGACCTATCTTCTTGAAGAGAGCTTTTTATAACAGCTATTTCACTATAATTGGCATTTTGTGTGTTCTTAGACTTCTTTTTTCtgtacttattttattttatttggacTCTGTGAGTAATGCCATTTTGGCCTTGGTGTGCTCAGTGCTGTGACTCACGTATTCCACAGCCACTGCCAAATCTCTGGGTCCAGCATTGTAATTATCACATTAGGATCTGTCATTGTAGCCCTGACTTAATAAATAGCAGAACAGTGATTAAAAATGCTGATTGATCCGTTCCACAGTTTTGGACTCTCATATCTGAAATGCACAGAGGAACTCTTTAAGATATTGAAGACTTGAAATATCAGCATTCCAGAGTAAATTAGTATTAATCACTCATTCCAGGTACACTAGCTTTTATATATAGTAAGAGATGCTGTATTTGGTAATCTGGTGATGATCAGCTAAAACCATGACTCAGATTAATCTCATGAGCTGCAAGGGAAAACCCCAGCCCTTCCTCCACGCCCAGCTTGCTGCAGCCATTTAGATCAGAGCGTATGACTTGGGTTCCTTCAGGTGGCAGTCACAGTGTCCTTCAGGAGTGCATCTCAGGCACTGCAGGTGGACATTCAATCCACAGGACCAGACTAGACCAGGTTCAAAACAAGTAAAGCCCCGAAACGTGCAAAGTGTAGATGCTCAACACCAGCTCTCTCCCTCCACATGCACAGGTCAGAAATAACACCCTGGTAGTGTCTGAGCTACAGCTCCATGGAGGACATGCTGCTGCTCGTGGATTTTCACCCTACAGCTTTCCCCATGCACTGCCTGAAAACCTGTGGCAAGAATGGAGCCTGCAGGGTGAACCAAAAGGCCAATGAGGTTGACTGGGACATGAAAGGTGGAGCCATATGTTTAAACTGTTTTGTTCCAGAGGCAGTGCTGTGCTGTTCAGAgaccagcagcagccccagaagATAGGATTGCAGAGATTTCTTCTTGCTATGAACAGGAAAAGACAGGTGAGATGTCATGCCCACTGCACAGCTGTTCGTGGCAGCTTGTGACATCTCAAAGGAATGGAactcactgtttttttttctctgaaaatgcatatgttttagaaagaaattctgttaTCCTGGAAGGACTGGATGGAGATGAGCAAGGATATGAGAACTTACTGGGCAATTCCAAATTTTTATCATACCCTGATATCATAATGATGTTATGAATATTGATGGCTTTTATTCCTAAGGGCTGTATGTTCAACATGGACATTTTGCCTTTCTTCAAAACCTGCTTGGTTTGGATTTGTAGATTGACAGATATAGAATAGACTGAGGGAATGTGCTGCTTATGTACAGCTATCCTTTCAGTTCATAAATataatcttaaaaaataatttgtgcaattttgttttcatttttgaatgGGGGAAAGGTTCTGAGagtttaaaaattctgaaaactaAAATTTCTAGACTGCTCTGGGTTGACCTTAGGTTGCATGCTGACAGCTCAAAAGCATTTGTCCAAAATCCAGCAACATGGATCTTGTCTGCACTCATTTCAAAAggcttctttttcctgctcttgtcAACACTTTATCCTAGATCAGAAATTTCCTTCCACGGAGATCTTAATACCACACAAGCATTGAGTCATTCTGCAGTGGGATGCTTTACCCCCAGAGAACTGCTAGAAGTAATCTCCTCAGCAGAGGAAATTGTGGGCAAACACTCAGCATGCTCATTCCTGTCCAGAGCATTTGGTACATGAAAACTGTGCAGCCCAAAATGGGGAATCCAAGTTTCCCCTTATTAGTGCTGCATGTTTTTGCCTTTATCATCTGGGAAGATGAGCTGCCAGGCTGAAGATTTGGCTTTTCTGAGTCACGTGGCCAAAATTGCAATGACTGTACCTCTGACCAGCCTATGAAGAGGAAAACAGCACAAATATACCCAACAGTAAGTGAGGATTAGGGCACACCATGGCGCCTACTTGCTTGCTGTCCCTGAACGTATCATTTCATTTCTCTCCAAAAGTAGGGTAACAGTACTCATCTACATTTATAAAGTGTTTCCAGGCTAAAAGTCAAAAACCCTGTCTaggagtgattttttttttttttttttttaactgtcaCCACAATCCCATTTTTATGTGAGGGATATTGTGCACTTGTCTTTGAGGCCCCTGGTGCTTCCTGCCTTGAGATCCCAGGTTGCTGTGCAGCCTGTGTTCAGAGATGTGAGGAATCCTCACTGCACTGCACTTCTCAAGCAGCAAACTTGCTCAGCAATGCACAATCTTTTCTCTACTTGAAAACATCCTTAGGGATTTTCTACTGAGGCTCAAAGGCAgtcatatattttatttattttattacaagGCATGTAAGTAAAAACTTGCATATCTGAAAAAAGATATTAGATAGAAAACAGtaataaaattaacattattaTCTTAATAAAATTGGTAATAAATACATTTCCCCTCGACATTAAAATGCTTGTTATTTTGCACAACAATAAATACAGCGTAGCTCTGGCACAGAGAAAGGCCAAGGATAGATACAAGAAGTCCATGTGGTGGCATAAAAAAGCTCAGGTGATTTTTAAAGGTTTGGCATCCTGCACTTGATGCACTTTGATACAACTTGCACTTTAATTTTACTATGATTTTTAAATAGTTCCATAATATgaaaacaggagaggaaaatttGTTTGACTAtaggatttttcctttaaatatttcaaagtaaGAGATGTGTAAACTCACTGAAACTAATccttgaaataaagaaaaaataccaaacatACAAACAGGTGTCTTTGTGCTTATTctacaaaaatgcatttttttttcagctgtgggTGCTCAAGCCTGACCAGCCAACTGACAAGGGACCAATCTCCAGTCAGTTCCTCAATTCTTtacacagttttaaaaatgaaatattaataagaaggagaaaagagtaAAGACAGTAGTATTGACTTCCCAAGTTATGGCATTTGAGGTTCTTACACTATTATCCAAAGGTGAGAGGAGAAAGAACAGGTGTATTCCAGAACAGTTCCCAGCATAATTTTGGGTCATTCTGGtctataattttcttttaaaactactgaccaaaaggaggaaaaaaaaaaaaaaaaaaaaggaagagatatTTCCATGCACTGTGCTGTTCTTATGCCAGCACATATCATCACAATCACAACTGTGAACCTAAGTCACTGATAGCCCAATCTAATATAGATTGATTGATTGTCCTATGACAAAGTTAGATAATGTCCACAAAATGCCACAAGCTCTGGCAGAGTCCAGTGTTTTTAAAGTACTGATAGGTCATGGCAAGACTTGGACTTGAGTTTGAAGGCCATGTTCTTGTTGTTCTTGGCAACTATTTTGCCCCAAAACCGCCTGGCTTTCTTGGGGATGCTCTCTCTCCGTTTCTGTAGTGCCAGTCGCTTCTCGTTCTTTTCCTTGCTGTCCCTCCGGAGCCGGACTTGCCGCACAATGCCTTCGAACAGCTCCTTCACGTtgtgctgcacagctgctgaggTCTCAATGAACTTGCAGTCAAACACGACGGCACAGGCTCGCCCCTCTGCAAAATCACAAAGGGGACACTTGGGGTCACAAGGCCCAGGAAGGGGGGAGCAGGGACAAGCTGCCACGTGCGGGGGAGTCAGAGCCACCGGGGAATTCCTCAAGCCTGATATAGGCACAGATAAATCTTTAATCACCCGATGCTGCCTGCTAGCCCACGATCCATCTGCCCTGCGTCACAGCTGCTTCCCAGAGGAGGGGGGAGGGATATGGGGGGTAAATCCCCTCCTGGTAAagcccagcctgagctgctggctgtgaaGGTAGTGCAGAATGACTGACTTGAGCTGAGACACTGAAGGCTGGGAGGCCAGCAATGCCTCGATACCGCCTGGCCATCTCAGTGGAGACTCCCTCAAGCTGCACTGAAGAGTGATGCTGTCACTCTCTAAACATACAGCACAGCACTGGAGGCAGGGAACTTTCCTCCTTGGGCCATGGTGTAAGCCAGAGCCTTGGAACTGTGGCAATTTCAGTGAGAACAGACACATGTACAAAACCCTTAATAAAGGGTGTCTATGGCTTTAGGGGTACATCTGAAATCATAGCTCTTATTCTCAATTACATGAGCCTAAGCTAAATCTCACAGGTGTCTTTCACACACAAGTCTTCCGGCTTGCTGTGAATTCCTTGCCAAGGCCACTAAAGCAACATGAATTCACCTGCCATCTTTCTAAAGAACTTTCAAGCTGGGCAAAGAGGAATGAGAAGGCAACCCTGGGCTCCCTATGAACCCCTCAGTTCAAGCTCTTTACTTGGGGCAGCTGTGACAGGAGCCAGAGGAACTGTGCACATccacagagaaagggaaaaacgTCTAGCTCAACTGGGAAACAGAAGAGCagaacacagagaagaaaatgctgagCAGAAGAACCCATGTTTCTGATGGGCCAAGACGAGAATGTCTAACACATGGCTATGTATTACGGTGTATCACCTCAGCCTTAGGGAACACTCTCCAAGAAGAGATTTTACTAACTGAAGATGTTGagagccagcagcagtgctCCCAACAGTCTCTCCATTCCTATTTATGGGCTTAGCGGTTATTCATTTGTGTGCAGCCAAGGGAAGGCTGATTTAGCATCCCAAAGCAGGGCAGTAAGGGGGACCTCTTCTGAAAGGCTGCACGGTTCCTGCCCAGACTAGCAAAACAAAGATTGAGAGGGAATTCTTATTCATCAGGGAGGACAGAGAACTGGTTATAAGGAAGAGAATTTTTGGCAGCAGAATAAAGGGGGCTAAACTTGTTATGCATAAACATGCATGCATTTTGGGAATACAAAGGGTTACAGATACCAGAGAAATCACATATTGCAGTCGTCTTATACTAGGAGCTAGAAGGgaagaaatcccatttttgaTGGTACTTAATATATATAGAAAAGGGATTATCTGACATATAACAGTAGTACCAAGGAATGCTTAAGGACCTGGCAGACCCTTCCTAGTCTTCTGCCTTTTCTGTTCCAgtcctcttttattttcttactcttttaTTGCCCAGTCCCGATCACAACGTACTCCCTCAGCCAGAGCACTGCAGTTTGTCCAAAAGCTactagatgatttttaatgtttatcTCGGGTTTATACTCATTATTTCCTTACCTGCCACTGAAACTTCACGGCACCTGACAAGGTCACTTTTATTGCCAACCAAAATAATGGGGATATCTTCTTTCTGGCGTGCCCTGCGGAGCTGTATTCTGAGTTCAGAGGCCTTCTCAAAGCTTGCTCGGTCTGTGATGGAGTAGACGATCAAATAGGCGTCTCCCACTTGCATGCAGTGGTCTCGAATCCATTCTCCCTCACGCTGTTCAAATTGAATGGTCAGACATTGTTATGCCCAGAGCAGATTTTACTTAGAAAGTAAAACATTAGAGAATC
It encodes the following:
- the GEM gene encoding GTP-binding protein GEM, which encodes MTLNNVTMRRTHNSSLHQQQQRWSIPADGKNLLVQKDSNEYNPQKRYTISPDEYYRRSWSSESSDSVISSESGSSCYRVVLIGEHGVGKSSLANIFAGVHDSIDSDCEVLGEDTYERTLMVDGESATVILLDMWDNKREGEWIRDHCMQVGDAYLIVYSITDRASFEKASELRIQLRRARQKEDIPIILVGNKSDLVRCREVSVAEGRACAVVFDCKFIETSAAVQHNVKELFEGIVRQVRLRRDSKEKNEKRLALQKRRESIPKKARRFWGKIVAKNNKNMAFKLKSKSCHDLSVL